The genomic window CACTCAACTTTAACGAAGAATCTTGTGAaatctttcttcacttttaaCCAGATTTTGCGTTGCACGCTGTATCCGAATCTACCATCACTGTGTTTAATCCATAGATTGTCGATAGCTTGAAGATCTTCGGGGGAGATTGTTTTCACCTCGGAGAAGAAAACGTAGCCACGTTTCACGGCGGCTTCTCCGGATATCTGAATGAGTAATCTCCGTGTCTCCTCGTCGGCTTGTCTGAAGTTTTGATTGACGAGATGGTTCTCCAGAACGTCGAATATGGTCGCGGTTTCGGCAGTTGTGGCGGAGGCGTTTGTGGTTGAAACGGCAGATAcggcggtggtggaggaggaggtggaagAAGCAGAGCAGATTAGTGAGAATGTTGCGGCGGAAGTGGGTTGTTTGAGGGAAAGAGAAGTTGGTCCGAAGTGAGATTGGCAATGGAGATTGTTGCGGTGGTGTGTGTAAGAAGGAGAggagtggtggtggtggtggagagagTTTGTGGTCGCCATTGatggagaggaagagagagaagagtcACGTCAGGGGAAGATAGAGAGTGAAGTTGGAGaggttaaagaagaagagaaagataaggTGTGTGGAAAATCAGGAACTACTAAGCGGGGTCGATTCTGATTGGTCACTTATGGCTCaggtttgattttctctttttctctataCTTTCATTTTGcattttaatttggaaaaaataagatttttagggattcatttcttttttttcacacTAATTTCTAAGAATATTAATGTACATactatattgtttttgatatcaAATTTCATGTCTACGTCATTTCTCTCGTTATCGTTATTGTTTGAAAGTAGAtattaaggtttttaaaaacatatttttgttgttttaaaagaaatcaatatCGGTCAAAACACTGTTATAAAGCTATTTTTCGACGTCACATTTTTGTAACATCACAGATTGACCTATCTATAATGGGCCTTTAAACTCATTGGCGTATAAATAGGCCCATTATCATTTGATACAAATACGACGGCGTTTTGAATGTTTGTGCTGGACAGGATCAACATAGAACTCTGATGGCGCCATCTTTGAAGAAGAGCCGTCGATGATTTTTTCGTCATTGAGACTTATATAAAACAATCACTGAGAGcgatttttcaaaattctttaCGCCGGGATCAAGTAGAGAAAAGTAATCGAAGGTTTTGTTAGTGCTGGCAGTCACCGTCgccattttttgaaattcttaGATCGAAACTGTTTGGCGGGAGTTGTGAGAAACGGTGGCGATTGACGAAGAACTTGTTATAAGGAGTTGGGTTTTGGTAGATTGTGGTGATTCTTCGATCGGAGGATAAGGTGTTTGATTGAAAGAGCAGATTGATTAAGGCGTGTTTTGGGGCTGAGGAAATGGGTCGCAGCAGttcgaagaaaaagaagaaacgagGAGGTAGCGGAAGAAGGGGTCAGCTGAAAGACCATGGATCTAATGCTGATGAAGATAATGAACTTCTATCTGAGGAGATCACTGCTCTGTAAGTTTGAACTTTTAATTTCTGTGAATTTTGTGAAACGAGTTATTTAGGCAATGtgagatttagggtttttgatgatttgtggttaatttttgatttggaGGGGCATGATAGAAGTTGCTATGACCTTTAAAGTTGTGCTGTGATTAGAAATTGTGTAAATGTTGGGATTATGGGATTTGATCGTTCAGATGTTACAGGGAAAAACAATAGCAATTATTTGTAAATGTTGTTAAAGACGAGCAGTTTTAATTAACACCACAACGAAATCAGGAAAAGAATGAGTCTCTATATGAATTCTAATAGTAAGAACTAAGAAGTatcggtttttgttttcatgttatCAGCTCTGCAATATTTCAAGAGGACTGCAAAGTTGTTTCTGATTCGCGTTCGCCTCCGCAAATAGCAATCAAGCTCAGGTTTTCTTCTGATCAACATGTTTGCATTCAAGTTTAGCTGttgtgatttttcttttttgtgcaTGTAAATGCGTCTGATTCACCAAGGTCCTTGTAATTCGAGTAGGCCGTACTCAAAGGACATGGGATATGAAGACACCGACATATCTGCTATGCTTATAGTTAGGTGAGTATCTTCTTTCCgaaattatgaaataattaaCATGTTCATCTTTTTATTACTTCTTCTAACTAGTTTGTCCTTTTAGGTGCTTACCAGGATATCCTTACAAGTGCCCCAAGCTTCAGATTACTCCAGAACAAGGGTTGACAACAGCTGATGCTGAGAAGCTTTTATCTCTTCTCGAGGACCAGGCATGggaatattttctataatgatATACTCTATGGTATTCAGAAGTGCTCTATGCTGACACAAGGTactcaaaaaattatattctatGCAGGCAAATTCCAATGCTCGTGAAGGTCGGGTTATGATATTCAACCTGGTGGAGGCTGCTCAAGAGTTTTTATCAGAAATCATTCCGGAAAGTCATGATGAGGAATCTGTAAGTATATTCACCCAAATGACTGTTTATGCCTAACAACAGTATCCTTGTCTCTTGTTAAGTGctggtaaaaagaaaatttattgcATCACGTATCTATTTGCATTGGTCATTCTTCCTGTAACAATAGtgttattatttctttctgaagGTTCCATGCTTGACTGCACATCGAAGCACTCAGTTCATTGAGCAACCTATGCTttcaaatatagcaaaatcCTGTTCTGGTGGACCTTTTGTGTATGGTTTTATAGACCTATTTAGTGGCTTGGAAGATGCAAGAAATTGGAGTCTGACTCCAGATGAAAATAGGGGAATCGTATCTTCAGTACAATCTCACCCACTAGACACTTCAAGAATTTTGCATCAGAAGCCAGACAAGAATCTGAAGCGATTTGAAGACCATgctaaagaagaagttgcACTGCCTGCTCCCATTGCCAAACTGAATACTGTTCAAGAGGAGAATGTTGATGATACAAGCATCTCTTCTTTTGACTCAAGTAAATCTACTGACGATGTGGAATCTGGATTATTC from Arabidopsis thaliana chromosome 3, partial sequence includes these protein-coding regions:
- the GUN4 gene encoding protein GENOMES UNCOUPLED 4 (GENOMES UNCOUPLED 4 (GUN4); FUNCTIONS IN: tetrapyrrole binding, enzyme binding; INVOLVED IN: chlorophyll biosynthetic process, chloroplast-nucleus signaling pathway, positive regulation of catalytic activity; LOCATED IN: chloroplast; EXPRESSED IN: 20 plant structures; EXPRESSED DURING: 13 growth stages; CONTAINS InterPro DOMAIN/s: GUN4-like (InterPro:IPR008629); Has 685 Blast hits to 680 proteins in 101 species: Archae - 0; Bacteria - 474; Metazoa - 4; Fungi - 2; Plants - 53; Viruses - 0; Other Eukaryotes - 152 (source: NCBI BLink).), with the translated sequence MATTNSLHHHHHSSPSYTHHRNNLHCQSHFGPTSLSLKQPTSAATFSLICSASSTSSSTTAVSAVSTTNASATTAETATIFDVLENHLVNQNFRQADEETRRLLIQISGEAAVKRGYVFFSEVKTISPEDLQAIDNLWIKHSDGRFGYSVQRKIWLKVKKDFTRFFVKVEWMKLLDTEVVQYNYRAFPDEFKWELNDETPLGHLPLTNALRGTQLLKCVLSHPAFATADDNSGETEDELNRGVAVAKEQAGVGADKRVFKTNYSF